The Vibrio tasmaniensis genome includes a region encoding these proteins:
- a CDS encoding RidA family protein yields the protein MSSDIIKISRNTENAPINSVSTQTVAFSHYNNFSAQLPVDPKTGEVVIGDIKDQAAQCLNNIKAIVESIDHVMDDVVKINVFVKNISDIDAIDEVYKSFFNNSLPTRTVVGVAALPNSDALVQMDALISNGEGTKPQAPCALVKVSRNTDNAPQSAVSTQTAAFSHYNNLSAQLPIDVTTGELIDGGIEAQTSQCLSNIKAILESIGHVMNDVVKTTIYLKNIADAEVVNEVCAKFFPSYVPARTVVNAAELPMGALIQIDTSVSHGDGTPPQLPEDTRLLVIETNNTVAAPFMPYSHTVAFSHYNHISGQLPLDPKTNQVVAGGVKEQAQQCLKNIKAIIESVDHSMDDTVKINIQLKDISDIDAVNEIYTTFFNADLPARTVVGVSEIPMNALIQIDAVVSNCEGTPPQDLTA from the coding sequence ATGAGTAGCGATATCATTAAAATTTCAAGAAATACTGAAAATGCACCAATTAATTCTGTATCTACACAAACGGTCGCTTTTTCTCATTATAATAACTTTTCAGCTCAATTGCCTGTTGACCCTAAAACAGGTGAAGTAGTGATTGGTGATATTAAAGACCAAGCAGCACAATGCTTAAATAATATTAAGGCCATTGTTGAAAGCATCGACCATGTTATGGATGATGTTGTGAAGATTAATGTTTTCGTTAAGAATATTTCTGATATCGATGCTATCGATGAAGTTTACAAAAGCTTCTTCAACAACAGCCTACCGACACGTACAGTCGTGGGTGTAGCTGCGCTACCGAACAGTGACGCTTTAGTTCAAATGGATGCTCTTATTTCAAACGGTGAAGGTACTAAACCACAAGCACCTTGCGCACTAGTTAAGGTCTCAAGAAATACGGATAATGCGCCTCAAAGTGCTGTATCGACGCAGACTGCGGCTTTTTCTCACTACAACAACCTTTCAGCTCAATTGCCTATCGATGTAACCACAGGTGAGTTGATTGATGGTGGTATCGAAGCGCAAACGTCACAATGTCTATCAAACATTAAAGCGATTCTAGAAAGCATCGGTCATGTCATGAATGATGTGGTTAAAACGACTATCTACTTAAAAAATATCGCAGATGCGGAAGTGGTAAATGAAGTGTGTGCTAAATTCTTCCCAAGCTACGTTCCTGCTCGTACCGTTGTTAACGCAGCTGAATTACCAATGGGCGCTTTAATTCAAATTGATACATCCGTTTCACATGGCGACGGTACACCACCGCAATTACCAGAAGACACTCGCTTACTGGTTATTGAAACCAATAATACTGTTGCTGCACCATTCATGCCTTATTCGCATACTGTTGCTTTTTCTCACTACAATCATATTTCAGGTCAATTACCTTTAGACCCGAAAACAAATCAAGTGGTTGCTGGTGGTGTAAAAGAGCAAGCTCAACAATGTTTGAAAAATATTAAGGCGATCATTGAAAGTGTTGACCACAGCATGGACGATACTGTGAAAATTAATATTCAACTTAAGGATATTTCAGATATTGATGCGGTGAACGAGATTTACACCACATTCTTTAATGCTGATTTACCGGCAAGAACGGTAGTCGGAGTGTCTGAAATTCCTATGAATGCTCTAATCCAAATTGATGCTGTCGTTTCTAACTGTGAAGGCACGCCACCACAAGACCTTACGGCGTAG
- a CDS encoding lysozyme inhibitor LprI family protein gives MFLKKSLIVLALVTTSCFAVDDEDPCNVEGGGVTAGYLCIEEKMKVANIDLNKTYQEAIMRIVEEEAELQKLEFQIDLEEPFRRAQQAWLKYRDAECEFIGKSSTASPWGGVQIEECKLRMILERTEYFKDVYSVPD, from the coding sequence GTGTTCTTGAAAAAGTCATTAATTGTACTGGCGTTGGTTACTACATCTTGTTTCGCTGTTGATGATGAAGACCCATGTAACGTTGAAGGTGGAGGGGTTACTGCGGGTTATCTGTGTATCGAAGAGAAAATGAAAGTAGCAAACATCGATCTCAATAAAACATATCAAGAAGCCATTATGCGAATCGTCGAGGAAGAAGCCGAATTGCAAAAACTCGAGTTTCAAATCGATCTAGAAGAACCTTTCCGAAGAGCTCAACAAGCTTGGTTGAAATACAGAGACGCAGAGTGTGAATTTATTGGCAAGTCATCTACGGCTTCTCCTTGGGGCGGGGTTCAAATCGAGGAGTGTAAGCTAAGAATGATTTTAGAGCGTACCGAGTATTTTAAAGATGTCTATTCAGTTCCAGATTGA
- a CDS encoding GNAT family N-acetyltransferase, translating into MDVFLHLLHLSDVSALLEFEVENREWFEQFVPARDDRFYSNAGVAEQITGFLTEYENGEMIPMLIKDANGTVCGRINIRDIDQSAQSGELGYRVGHSFASRGIASKAVKQFLVYLTEQTNLKYVDAYALVGNVGSNKILSKACFDLVTHVENYIVFKGQNQDANYYRKAILS; encoded by the coding sequence ATGGATGTATTTTTACACTTACTTCACCTAAGCGATGTCAGTGCTTTATTGGAGTTTGAAGTTGAAAATAGAGAGTGGTTTGAGCAATTTGTTCCAGCTAGGGATGATCGCTTTTATTCAAATGCAGGTGTGGCCGAGCAAATCACCGGCTTTCTCACTGAATATGAAAACGGAGAGATGATCCCTATGTTGATCAAGGACGCCAATGGCACAGTCTGTGGAAGAATCAACATTCGTGATATCGACCAGAGCGCTCAAAGTGGTGAGCTAGGTTATCGAGTTGGTCATTCCTTTGCTTCAAGAGGAATTGCGTCTAAGGCAGTAAAGCAGTTTCTAGTCTACTTGACGGAACAGACAAATCTTAAATATGTTGATGCCTATGCGTTAGTGGGTAATGTCGGCTCAAATAAAATCTTATCCAAGGCCTGTTTTGACTTAGTTACGCATGTAGAGAATTACATTGTATTTAAAGGGCAAAACCAAGACGCCAATTATTACCGTAAAGCGATACTTTCTTAA